DNA sequence from the Penicillium psychrofluorescens genome assembly, chromosome: 3 genome:
GTGATGGCGCGCTTGCCATCCGGCCCAACCGACTCTTGCACCTCGACACGTCCGCCCTcacgagcagcagcagcataGGCGTCTGCGCGGGCTTTCTTGTCGTCCTTGCGCTGATTGGTCCTCGAGGAAACCATATCGTAGTATTCGTCATCGTGGGCGCCGGATTGGTTGTCGCCGTGGCGGAGTTCCTTGGCCATGCGGtggtcttcctcgtcgctgtcgccGCCCAGCTCTTCGCCGACGTCAGGCTGTTGGCGGCCGCGCTTCACGGCGTCGGCGATCAGTCGTGCCTGTCGATCCTTCAGGCGCTCGCGGTGCGGGATATCTGCATCACCGCCTGCAACCAGGCCGGCGGCATGCCGCTTGTTGGCCTTCTGGGCTAGCTGGGAGGTGTAGAAGCGGAGCGAGCGCTTTTGtttcgccttctcctctgcctcgcgAGTCGTCAGGgcatcttcgtcgccaaAGTCGgaatcatcctcgtccttggctgttgtcttcgtcttctgggtCTTGCGTTTCCGTGTAGGCTCGGTGACCAGGTTCGAGAGATCGGCCAAGCCGGCTTCGGTTTCACGCAGGCGCTCGGCGCGACGCGCTTCGGCCTCCGCCTGTGCAACCTCGGCAGCCCGCTGCGCCTTgctcagcttcttctgctgtttGGGTTCCTTCGtttccttgatcttcttctgttcAGGTTTGACGGCTGGCTGGACCTCCTTCGAGACCTTCGTGGTTTGCATCATGGAACCCTCGGGGATTTCGAAGTCCTTGACAGACTCCCAGAGCTTCCGGAATTGAACAAGAGAGCCCATCACGGGATGCTCCCGTAGCTCAGCGGGCGACATCGGAATATGTTCGCTGGTCGTGTCCGGGGATGCAGAGGCAAGGAGCATGAAGTACATGCTAATTGTGCCCAGATATGCAGACAAAGCACGTAGTTTCACCACGGCCACCGGGGTTGGCTGGGGCTCCTCAGCAGACTCGGCTTCCGCTGCTGCGACCTTGGAAGCAGCCTTTTGCAGAGACCGGTAGACAGATTGAAGTTGGGTAAAATCCTTCGCCAATGGCTCCAATTCGGGGTACCGCGCATTCAGAATTTTCAacttctctttctttcccatGTCATCGGTGATTTGCAGCTGGGGCAGCACCTCGGTGActgcttcggcttcctcggcctcctcgtctACTTTGCCAGTGTCCATCCATTCGGATTCGTCCAAGCCAAAGTCGGCCTCGGTCATGGCCTCCAAGTGTTTTTGCTGTAACCGCTTGGcctcctgctcttcctccagcgcatCGATCTCAGTCTCGATCTGGT
Encoded proteins:
- a CDS encoding uncharacterized protein (ID:PFLUO_004865-T1.cds;~source:funannotate), yielding MARKRKAGGRPAAPKAPASEQSKFHIEERFDDSEDDFQAGRDHILLEEGPEAKRRRRIAEEEELLQPSDEEILGYDEDEDEDDLENGEEYEDAFDEEDEMGKPRRDAESDEDEDGIAAWGSSKKDLYNADQIETEIDALEEEQEAKRLQQKHLEAMTEADFGLDESEWMDTGKVDEEAEEAEAVTEVLPQLQITDDMGKKEKLKILNARYPELEPLAKDFTQLQSVYRSLQKAASKVAAAEAESAEEPQPTPVAVVKLRALSAYLGTISMYFMLLASASPDTTSEHIPMSPAELREHPVMGSLVQFRKLWESVKDFEIPEGSMMQTTKVSKEVQPAVKPEQKKIKETKEPKQQKKLSKAQRAAEVAQAEAEARRAERLRETEAGLADLSNLVTEPTRKRKTQKTKTTAKDEDDSDFGDEDALTTREAEEKAKQKRSLRFYTSQLAQKANKRHAAGLVAGGDADIPHRERLKDRQARLIADAVKRGRQQPDVGEELGGDSDEEDHRMAKELRHGDNQSGAHDDEYYDMVSSRTNQRKDDKKARADAYAAAAREGGRVEVQESVGPDGKRAITYQIEKNKGLAPRRKKDVRNPRVKKRKKYDEKKKKLGSIRQIYKGGEGRGGYGGELTGIKKNLVKSVKL